A genomic segment from Gossypium hirsutum isolate 1008001.06 chromosome D04, Gossypium_hirsutum_v2.1, whole genome shotgun sequence encodes:
- the LOC107898867 gene encoding protein TRANSPARENT TESTA 16-like (The RefSeq protein has 1 substitution compared to this genomic sequence), producing MGRGKIPIKRIENQTTRQVTFSKRRAGLLKKTHELSVLCDAQIGLIIFSTTGKMCQYCTEGYRMEQIIERYQKVTGTCIPEHDNREHLFNELAVLRKETRRLQLSMRRYTGEDMSSIPFEELDQLEHELERSVIKVRERKNELLQQQLDNLRRKERILEEENSNMYRWVQEHRAAIEYQQGGMEAKPVEHQQVVDQFSFFGEPSSVLQLATIPQQFQSYQLQLAQPNLQDSNV from the exons ATGGGACGTGGAAAGATACCGATCAAGAGGATTGAGAACCAGACGACTAGGCAAGTTACGTTTTCGAAGCGACGAGCTGGGTTATTGAAGAAGACCCATGAGTTGTCTGTGCTTTGTGACGCTCAGATTGGGCTCATCATCTTCTCCACTACCGGCAAGATGTGCCAGTATTGCACTGAGGGTTACAg AATGGAGCAAATCATAGAAAGGTATCAGAAGGTCACTGGAACTTGCATTCCTGAGCATGACAATCGG GAACATTTGTACAATGAATTGGCagtgttgaggaaagaaactcGTCGCCTTCAACTAAGCATGCGACGCTACACTGGTGAAGACATGAGTTCTATACCATTCGAAGAGCTCGATCAACTTGAACACGAACTCGAACGCTCCGTCATCAAGGTCCGAGAGCGAAAG AATGAGCTCTTGCAACAACAACTGGATAACCTACGTAGAAAG GAGAGAATACTAGAGGAAGAAAACAGCAATATGTACCGCTGG GTGCAGGAACACCGAGCGGCGATCGAGTATCAGCAGGGAGGAATGGAAGCTAAGCCAGTGGAGCATCAGCAAGTTGTGGATCAATTCTCTTTCTTTGGAGAACCAAGCAGTGTGCTTCAGCTTGCTACCATTCCTCAACAGTTCCAATCCTATCAGCTCCAGCTTGCTCAGCCCAACCTTCAAGATTCTAATGTCTAG
- the LOC107898867 gene encoding protein TRANSPARENT TESTA 16-like isoform X1 yields MGRGKIPIKRIENQTTRQVTFSKRRAGLLKKTHELSVLCDAQIGLIIFSTTGKMCQYCTEGYRMEQIIERYQKVTGTCIPEHDNREHLYNELAVLRKETRRLQLSMRRYTGEDMSSIPFEELDQLEHELERSVIKVRERKNELLQQQLDNLRRKERILEEENSNMYRWVQEHRAAIEYQQGGMEAKPVEHQQVVDQFSFFGEPSSVLQLATIPQQFQSYQLQLAQPNLQDSNV; encoded by the exons ATGGGACGTGGAAAGATACCGATCAAGAGGATTGAGAACCAGACGACTAGGCAAGTTACGTTTTCGAAGCGACGAGCTGGGTTATTGAAGAAGACCCATGAGTTGTCTGTGCTTTGTGACGCTCAGATTGGGCTCATCATCTTCTCCACTACCGGCAAGATGTGCCAGTATTGCACTGAGGGTTACAg AATGGAGCAAATCATAGAAAGGTATCAGAAGGTCACTGGAACTTGCATTCCTGAGCATGACAATCGG GAACATTTGTACAATGAATTGGCagtgttgaggaaagaaactcGTCGCCTTCAACTAAGCATGCGACGCTACACTGGTGAAGACATGAGTTCTATACCATTCGAAGAGCTCGATCAACTTGAACACGAACTCGAACGCTCCGTCATCAAGGTCCGAGAGCGAAAG AATGAGCTCTTGCAACAACAACTGGATAACCTACGTAGAAAG GAGAGAATACTAGAGGAAGAAAACAGCAATATGTACCGCTGG GTGCAGGAACACCGAGCGGCGATCGAGTATCAGCAGGGAGGAATGGAAGCTAAGCCAGTGGAGCATCAGCAAGTTGTGGATCAATTCTCTTTCTTTGGAGAACCAAGCAGTGTGCTTCAGCTTGCTACCATTCCTCAACAGTTCCAATCCTATCAGCTCCAGCTTGCTCAGCCCAACCTTCAAGATTCTAATGTCTAG
- the LOC107898868 gene encoding porphobilinogen deaminase, chloroplastic, which yields METLVYSQCTTHGGSVLKSGGGGAVSVLGFPLQHLKRHTLPGSKKKQSFGAIKASLAKTEVALLRIGTRGSPLALAQAHETRNKLMASHPELAEEGAIEIVVIKTTGDKILSQPLADIGGKGLFTKEIDEALINGDIDIAVHSMKDVPTYLPEKTILPCNLKREDVRDAFISLSASSLAELPAGSVVGTASLRRKSQILHRYPSLKVEDNFRGNVQTRLRKLNEGVVQATLLALAGLSRLSMTENVTSTLSIDEMLPAVAQGAIGIACRSDDEKMASYLASLNHEETRLAVSCERAFLLTLDGSCRTPIAGYASKDEDGNCIFKGLVASPDGTRVLETSRKGSYHFEDMVSMGKDAGKELLSRAGPGFFDS from the exons ATGGAGACGCTAGTTTATTCTCAATGTACAACCCACGGCGGCAGCGTACTCAAATCTGGCGGCGGTGGCGCCGTCTCTGTTCTCGGCTTCCCCCTCCAACATCTTAAGCGTCACACTCTTCCTGGTTCAAAGAAAAAGCAGAGCTTTGGTGCCATAAAAGCTTCTCTTGCCAAGACTGAAGTTGCACTTCTCAGAATTGGCACTAGAGGAAG CCCGTTAGCACTTGCTCAAGCTCATGAGACACGTAACAAACTCATGGCTTCCCATCCTGAGCTAGCTGAAGAAGGGGCTATAGAAATTGTTGTAATAAAGACTACCGGGGATAAAATCCTGAGTCAACCACTTGCAGACATTGGTGGGAAGGGCTTGTTCACAAAAGAAATTGACGAGGCTTTGATAAATGGTGATATCGACATTGCCGTCCACTCAATGAAGGACGTTCCTACTTATTTACCAGAGAAGACGATTCTTCCTTGCAACCTAAAGCGTGAGGATGTTCGTGATGCATTCATTTCCTTGAGTGCTTCTTCTTTGGCTGAGCTTCCTGCGGGGAGTGTCGTTGGTACTGCATCACTTAGAAGAAAGTCACAAATACTCCATAGATATCCATCACTCAAG GTGGAGGATAATTTCCGAGGCAATGTACAAACACGATTAAGAAAACTTAATGAAGGGGTCGTCCAGGCAACTTTGTTGGCATTAGCAGGACTTAGCCGCTTGAGCATGACGGAAAACGTTACTTCTACTCTTTCAATTGATGAAATGCTACCAGCTGTTGCACAGGGTGCTATTGGAATTGCTTGTCGTAGCGATGATGAAAAAATG GCCAGTTACCTAGCTTCATTAAATCACGAGGAAACAAGATTGGCAGTTTCATGTGAGAGGGCCTTTCTGTTGACACTTGACGGGTCTTGCCGAACTCCTATAGCTGGATATGCTTCCAAAGACGAGGATGGCAATTGCATATTTAAAGGATTGGTAGCTTCTCCTGATGGAACTCGCG TGCTTGAAACTTCAAGAAAAGGCTCATACCATTTCGAAGATATGGTTTCGATGGGGAAGGATGCTGGCAAAGAACTTCTATCTAGAGCAGGTCCAGGCTTCTTTGATTCTTGA
- the LOC107898866 gene encoding pentatricopeptide repeat-containing protein At5g08305: MFQALINVLVKCKSFSELKQIHALVITFGLRHDSPISSKLLSLAALSGAGNIDYAYRLFSTLPAPRVFDWNTVIRGYSISKNPNKSFSVFIKMLRAGVFPDYLTYPFLAKASARLLKPELGGLIHGHALKNGFQLDKFINNSLIHMYASCHDIVYARRVFDEMPMKNIVSWNAMLDGYAKCGDMASARQVFDLMPQRDVVSWSCLIDGYVKNGDHKEALAIFEEMLVLGPKANEVTMVSVLCACAHLGALDQGRSMHCYVMDNGLPMTLVLRTSLVDMYAKCGAIEEALYVFRGVSNGKTDVLLWNAMIGGLAIHGLVNESLELFTEMQIAGIVPDEITYLCLLSACAHGGLVKEAWYFFECLGKHGMTPKSEHYACMVDVLARAGQVAEAYQFLCEMPVEPSASLLGALLNGCLIYGKSDLAEIVGRKLIELDPDHDGRYIGLSNVYAAVKRWKEARTMREAMERRGVKKSAGFSCVEISGTLYSFIAHDETHPNSKQIYEILEFIVSQMKLDVHKDIQEYPSL; this comes from the coding sequence ATGTTCCAAGCTCTTATCAATGTCCTTGTTAAATGCAAATCATTCTCCGAATTAAAGCAAATCCATGCACTTGTAATAACGTTTGGTCTCCGCCATGATTCcccaatttcatcaaaacttcTCTCTCTCGCTGCTCTCTCCGGCGCCGGCAACATCGATTATGCCTACCGCCTATTCTCCACCCTACCCGCCCCTCGAGTCTTTGATTGGAACACCGTTATTCGAGGTTACTCCATCAGCAAAAATCCTAACAAATCATTTTCAGTTTTCATCAAAATGCTGAGAGCTGGGGTCTTCCCTGATTATTTAACATACCCTTTTCTCGCCAAGGCATCTGCTCGTCTTTTGAAGCCGGAACTTGGTGGTTTGATTCATGGCCACGCGTTGAAAAATGGGTTCCAGTTAGATAAGTTCATAAACAATTCTTTGATACACATGTATGCTTCCTGCCATGACATAGTTTACGCCCgtcgggtgtttgatgaaatgcCGATGAAGAATATTGTTTCGTGGAACGCTATGTTGGATGGTTACGCCAAGTGTGGGGATATGGCTTCTGCGCGTCAAGTTTTCGATTTGATGCCTCAAAGGGACGTTGTTTCTTGGAGCTGTTTGATCGATGGGTATGTTAAGAACGGGGATCATAAGGAGGCCTTGGCAATCTTTGAAGAAATGCTAGTGTTGGGTCCCAAAGCTAATGAGGTAACTATGGTGAGTGTGTTGTGTGCTTGTGCACATTTGGGTGCGCTTGATCAAGGAAGGTCAATGCATTGTTATGTGATGGACAATGGGTTACCAATGACTTTGGTTTTGCGTACTTCTCTTGTTGATATGTATGCTAAATGTGGAGCAATAGAAGAAGCTTTATACGTTTTTCGTGGGGTTTCTAATGGTAAGACCGATGTGTTGTTGTGGAATGCTATGATTGGAGGGCTTGCAATTCATGGTTTGGTTAATGAATCTCTTGAATTGTTTACTGAAATGCAAATAGCTGGGATTGTCCCTGATGAGATCACGTACCTGTGCTTGTTAAGTGCTTGTGCACATGGTGGATTAGTGAAGGAAGCTTGGTACTTCTTTGAGTGTCTTGGCAAACACGGTATGACTCCTAAGAGTGAACATTACGCTTGCATGGTGGACGTTCTAGCTCGAGCAGGGCAGGTAGCAGAAGCATACCAATTTCTATGTGAAATGCCCGTAGAGCCGAGCGCTTCATTGCTCGGTGCTCTGTTAAATGGGTGCTTAATATATGGAAAATCTGATCTTGCAGAAATAGTAGGAAGGAAACTAATCGAATTAGACCCAGATCACGATGGTAGATATATCGGCTTATCTAACGTTTATGCGGCTGTCAAGCGATGGAAAGAAGCAAGAACAATGAGAGAGGCCATGGAAAGAAGGGGAGTGAAGAAGTCTGCTGGGTTCAGTTGTGTGGAAATCTCTGGAACTCTTTATAGTTTTATAGCTCACGATGAAACACATCCTaattcaaaacaaatttatgaAATACTAGAATTTATTGTAAGCCAAATGAAACTTGATGTTCATAAGGATATTCAAGAATATCCTTCTTTATGA